One window of Suricata suricatta isolate VVHF042 chromosome 6, meerkat_22Aug2017_6uvM2_HiC, whole genome shotgun sequence genomic DNA carries:
- the TIFAB gene encoding TRAF-interacting protein with FHA domain-containing protein B: MPSSDLPWPAPSCSRELTAAGSQPDVPLAVRLPSMEKPLTVLHVSLYHPTQDPDTFANVPLKLQHDASPLLVGRSPDAHLQLQLPRLSRRHLSLEPYREKGGTLLVFCLKVLSRRGCVWVNGLTLSFLEQVPLSVVNRVAFSGIQMVIRVEQGTSLEAFVCCFHLSSSPLIHRPQAEETDEWDGQLQEQPSPSSGQRAPYHLGLLHGPSQPSPGGGPETQLQKAPSARMLC, encoded by the exons ATGCCAAGCTCAGACCTGCCCTGGCCGGCACCCAGTTGCTCCCGAGAGCTCACAGCTGCAGGATCACAGCCAGATGTGCCCCTGGCAGTAAG GCTCCCGTCCATGGAGAAGCCCCTCACGGTCCTGCACGTGAGCCTGTACCACCCCACGCAGGACCCGGACACCTTTGCCAACGTCCCACTGAAGCTGCAGCACGACGCCAGCCCACTGCTGGTGGGGCGGAGCCCCGATGCCCACCTCCAGCTGCAGCTCCCGCGCCTCTCCCGCAGACACCTGTCGCTAGAGCCCTACCGGGAGAAGGGTGGCACTCTGCTGGTCTTCTGCCTGAAGGTCCTGAGCCGCAGAGGCTGTGTGTGGGTCAACGGGCTGACTCTGAGTTTCCTGGAGCAGGTTCCCCTGAGCGTGGTCAACAGGGTCGCCTTCTCTGGCATCCAGATGGTGATCCGCGTAGAGCAGGGCACCTCCCTGGAGGCCTTTGTCTGCTGCTTCCATCTCAGCTCCTCGCCCCTGATTCACAGGCCCCAGGCTGAAGAGACGGATGAATGGGACGGCCAACTCCAGGAGCAGCCATCTCCAAGTTCAGGCCAGCGAGCTCCTTATCACCTGGGGCTTCTCCATGGCCCTTCCCAGCCAAGCCCTGGAGGAGGACCAGAAACACAGCTCCAGAAGGCGCCCTCGGCCAGGATGCTCTGCTAG